A region of Vitis riparia cultivar Riparia Gloire de Montpellier isolate 1030 chromosome 12, EGFV_Vit.rip_1.0, whole genome shotgun sequence DNA encodes the following proteins:
- the LOC117926942 gene encoding uncharacterized protein LOC117926942: MDKTEPALVPEWLKSSGSVTGGGSTNHHFAPSLLQSDDGAALKPARKLMVNSNDHDTGRSSNLERTTSSYFRRSSSSNGSGHPRSFSSFGRTNREREWEKDIHDYRDKDKSVLSDHRHRDYSDPLGNILPGRLERDMLRRSQSMITGKRGDMWPRKVAADVSTVNKTIHSNGDGQLASGIVTSSVQKAAFERNFPSLGAEDKQGAPDIGRVTSPGLTSAIQSLPIGNTVVIGGDGWTSALAEVPVIIGSNTTGVSSVQQSVSASSVSVAPSTTSGLNMAETLVQGPARARANATPQLSVGTQRLEELAIKQSRQLIPMTPSMPKTLVPSPSDKPKSKIGLQPLHLVNHSQRGGPARSDVTKTSNVGKLHVLKPSRERNGVSPTAKDSLSPTMGSRVANSPLAVTPSAAGSASLRSPRNNPTLASAERRPSVVLTSVEKRPTSQAQSRNDFFNLMRKKSSTNPPSAVPESGPAVSSPVSEKSDELITEVVTAPVTPKGRDILSSDNSGLDWSNENRGDKTENGNNEACGVSQNDRDDEIDNVNGDACDVSQRDQGDEVHDGNGDACDVSQKFLDNGEKHSSPDEVLYPDEEEAAFLRSLGWEENGEDEGLTEEEINAFYKECMKLKPSSNLLQRMLPKISPLLDSQMGSVAGAVSGLSSSDSELKS; encoded by the exons ATGGACAAAACTGAGCCGGCATTAGTTCCTGAATGGTTGAAAAGCAGTGGAAGTGTGACAGGTGGTGGCAGTACAAACCACCATTTTGCACCATCTCTTTTGCAATCAG ATGATGGTGCTGCCCTGAAACCTGCAAGGAAGTTGATGGTGAACAGTAATGATCATGATACCGGACGTTCATCCAATTTGGAGCGAACAACCTCCTCCTATTTCCGCAGGAGTTCTAGCAGTAATGGTTCTGGTCACCCAAGGTCTTTCAGTAGTTTTGGTAGAACTAACCGTGAGAGGGAGTGGGAGAAGGACATTCATGACTATCGTGATAAAGACAAGTCAGTCTTGAGTGATCACAGGCATCGTGATTATTCTGATCCTTTAGGAAACATTTTGCCAGGTAGGCTTGAGAGAGATATGTTGAGGCGTTCACAGTCAATGATTACTGGGAAACGGGGTGATATGTGGCCCAGAAAAGTTGCAGCTGACGTGAGCACCGTCAACAAAACCATCCATAGCAATGGTGACGGTCAACTTGCTAGTGGCATTGTCACTAGCAGTGTGCAAAAGGCTGCATTTGAAAGGAATTTCCCCTCACTTGGAGCTGAAGATAAACAAGGAGCTCCTGATATAGGAAGAGTCACATCTCCTGGCTTGACTTCTGCGATCCAAAGTTTGCCAATTGGTAATACAGTGGTGATTGGTGGTGATGGATGGACATCAGCCCTGGCAGAGGTGCCTGTGATAATTGGAAGCAATACCACAGGTGTCTCATCTGTTCAACAATCTGTGTCTGCAAGTTCAGTTTCCGTGGCTCCAAGCACCACAAGTGGCCTTAATATGGCAGAAACACTAGTTCAGGGCCCTGCTCGGGCACGTGCTAATGCAACTCCCCAG TTATCTGTTGGAACTCAAAGGCTTGAAGAGTTGGCTATTAAACAATCTAGGCAATTAATTCCCATGACACCATCCATGCCTAAAACCCTG GTGCCAAGTCCTTCAGATAAACCAAAATCAAAGATTGGACTACAGCCTTTACACCTTGTTAATCACTCCCAACGTGGGGGCCCTGCAAGATCTGATGTTACAAAGACATCTAATGTAGGGAAGCTTCATGTTCTGAAACCATCCCGAGAGAGGAATGGTGTCTCACCAACTGCAAAGGATAGCTTGAGCCCTACAATGGGCAGCAGAGTAGCAAATAGCCCCCTTGCTGTCACTCCATCAGCTGCTGGATCTGCTTCTTTGAGGAGTCCAAGGAACAATCCAACCCTTGCTAGTGCTGAGCGTAGGCCATCTGTTGTTCTCACTAGTGTTGAGAAGAGACCCACTTCTCAAGCTCAGAGCCGGAATGATTTCTTCAATCTCATGAGGAAGAAATCTTCTACAAACCCCCCTTCTGCTGTTCCTGAATCTGGCCCTGCTGTGTCATCACCAGTATCAGAGAAGTCTGATGAATTGATAACAGAAGTTGTCACTGCCCCTGTTACTCCTAAGGGCAGAGATATCCTTTCCTCTGATAATTCTGGTTTGGACTGGTCAAATGAGAACAGGGGTGACAAGACTGAAAATGGCAATAATGAAGCCTGTGGTGTATCTCAGAATGATCGGGATGACGAGATTGACAATGTCAATGGTGATGCCTGCGATGTATCTCAGAGAGATCAGGGTGATGAGGTTCACGATGGCAATGGTGATGCCTGTGATGTATCTCAGAAATTTCTAGACAATGGCGAGAAGCATTCAAGCCCTGATGAAGTTCTTTATCCCGATGAAGAAGAGGCAGCATTTTTGCGTTCACTTGGATGGGaggaaaatggagaagatgAAGGCCTTACAGAGGAGGAGATTAATGCTTTCTACAAGGAG TGCATGAAACTGAAGCCATCCTCCAACCTTTTGCAAAGGATGCTGCCTAAGATATCTCCACTGCTCGACTCACAAATGGGTAGTGTTGCTGGTGCCGTGTCTGGATTGAGCTCATCTGACTCCGAGTTGAAATCTTGA